The Lytechinus variegatus isolate NC3 chromosome 7, Lvar_3.0, whole genome shotgun sequence genome includes the window aacaatttgaaaaggggataccaaaaagtcacttggcgggctgtattcgtttttaaaaagaaaaccacattttaaaaaagttcaatatctgctctttaatttgatacctcaattacagaaaatggtcaagaaataacaaagttctggtcatttgaaataaggcttgaatttcaatgatttcatataatgaaatataatgaaaatgagGTTTACAGGCTAGCATTCAAACTCACTccacactccgttttgttgacgatcagccatgcattaagtcttttgttaccgtgcgatagcttctgtgggaaatcggtgaaaacacgtttatttaatgaaattatggaaatacaagcattgtttcgagggaacagaacttttttacttcttgaccattttctgtgattaaggtatcaaagaaaagagcagatattgaactttttagtcatgtgattttctttttttctttgaaattcagataccccccgccaaatgagtttttggcatcttttcttcgaattgtttttgctcactcatgcgtgaatgaggaataatctaggtaataccagatgaaagaggagattctaagctgtacattggtaggtcatttgtctatttcatttatgattaagttatgataaatcatcgctaaatctcggtttcgttttttctgggacgcactgtatatcatgAGCTTGCCCTTTCATTTACACTTTTTAAATGGACCATCTATCACATCATGGCAAAGCAACTAATGCAAAGGCATTTCTTGATATCTTTACTCAATTTTAGCTGTGCAGCtcctttcataattttttacaaGAGCCAAAGCACCAATAGCGCAGACATAACAGCATCTTTGGTTTCCCCCTCAGGTACTTCACTTCACTGTTTCTCATAAATACAATACTATTAAACAtgctaaaaaaatcaattagtacaataataaaaaaacactttatGAGGTTACATAATAATACAGCcctgatatttttcatgttcATTCAAACAGTCTGTGAAGACACCCAGTGTCCTAGGAAAGGGGGTAGAATCACGTTGTAGATGGGTCTTCACTGATGGTTGGCAAATGCGAAAGGTGTTGATGAGTAACAGGAAGGGGGTGCGGTTGGTGCACGGTTCGGGGTACTGTCCTAGGTATTGAAGGTTGATCTGATGACGAGTATTGCACCGAAAGATACTCTGGGATGGAACTAGTGTAACCCATGAGAGGTTGTTGGAGTCTATATGGGTACGTGGAGGGGTCGAGAATAGGCTGGAAGGTAACCTCATGGGGTCCTCCTACATTTGTCCTTGGCACTGGTGTGACCTGCGTTTCAGACAGCTGTCCAACATAACCCGAATCTTGCCTAACAAGCAAGGGTGGGGGCTCCTGAGAGCTTCCTGCGGAGATTGGCAGGATTGGTGAGAAACCTAATGAGTCTGAGCTCTCATACTGGTCCAATCTGGCAAATGTTTGCTTGCTGAGACTTGGAAGAGGCTGAACAGATGGGATTGACGAAACACTCGTCGCGATTGCTATTGGTGCATATGGAACTGTCGTTACGGGTAAATTCAGAACAGGGTTGGCTGTAGGGGTTGGAGTCGTACTCTCTTGGGAGGAAGAACCCTGGGAGTGAGAACTTTCGCTGGAGCTGCTGCGAGTCTCCGTCGATGaatccttcttcttcttccgtCGTTTGGCCAGGGGTGCATTGGACACGTCGGTGAGGAGAAATCCTTCACGATGGGCAGTATGGAATGCATGCATGGTAGCCTTCATACGCTTCTGGATTGAGGCACATGAATTGAGTATGTCTGGGGTCATAAGAGGCGTTGAACTGGATAGCTGCTGTCCCTGGATCCATTCATTGTGTAGGAGATCATCAGTGGTTATCCTCTGACTTGGGTCAACAGTGAGCAAAcctcaagagaaaaaaaaatagaacattgGTTACCTCATATTTGCTGCAAGCCCACATAAGGACATGATATTTCTAAGCCTGTAGTTCAAGCTAAAAGATAAATTTAAATTTCTCTTTTACTGaacaaatttaaataaatgGTCACCTCTCAAATATTCCTACACTTATAGAATTGTTTTTAATGCATGTAAAAAACTTTCATAGACATaaaggcccaaattcacaaaggaggtttttaaaaccatcagttgaatccatggtttaagcagatttcctgtacaaaTTGCGCTTATTTACAGAGTATATTAAagatgtccaatgctgatgcgcgcttttgtaacagtgcaccaaattgatgcctgttgccataGTTAGATAcgcttttttattcatgagtccactcttcaaacagtttAATATCatctataataaaaaaaaaatgcaatgtcaTGAACCACATTGATTACCTTTGATTAATTCCTTGGCAGGAACGGAGACTGAATTCCATTCTTCTCCATCAAAGCTAAAGTTACCATGCTTGATTCTCTTCATAATCTCTGAAGCACTATTGCTCTTTGATATACTGGGATCCTGGAATGGTACCCTCCCTGACAGCATGGTGTACtataaaagaggaagagggaatgttgaaaaaataatacaatgctGTAGTCTGAAAACTATTTGTACAATGTTTACGTAAAGAAATGGTTGACAGTCAAATACTGtatatacatttaaaatcatctacatattaaaaaaagacagtagatcatttttttttctccaaacacATCTTTCAACACCAGACTTGAAACCAGACACTGTACACTTACCAGGTGATGAGTGCTAGTATTGCACAAACACCTATGACAACACTAATACCTGATTTGAAATCACTCACTTCGAACATATACACCAACACCATCTTTTGACACTTACCAGGATGACTCCAAGACTCCAGACATCACAGGAAGCATCATACTCCCCTTCTGGTTCGTGTGTTCTCTTGAGCACTTCAGGAGCGGCAAAGTGAAGGGAGAAGCATGGTGTCTTCAAAGGCTGATTGCTGTTGGTGATACGCGCAAATCCAAAGTCTATGATCTTCAGTTCTGCATCATCAGAATCATCAGTGAAGAGGATATTCTGTAAGATATAAAAGAGAGATTTTCAATTGCAATTCTACTCTCTATTACATGCTCTTTCatcacttttctctttttttttaattgacacTTGATATCTTCTTAAATCCAAAAAACCAACTGGAATCCACTTTCTGTCTCTTATTCATTTCTGTATTTATCACTACGGAGGTTTTAACTATTGTGGCTCAAAGGTAGTAAATTTACTTTCAACCAACCAGATGCACCCATTAACCGTTGATTATGAAGTTATATTTAAATGCCACTTTCACTGCAACTTCCCACAGTTCTGAATACATAGGTGCATttagagtaccgaagtgatgTCGTCACAAATAAACCTTCAATATGTCaggaaccaggccaataatacactgacttcaatagggctaattatgtattcatgaggtcatatcttggggccccatggaccgattcccacAAAATTTGGATTGTGGGGGGTTTTGAACATGCTCTACCAAATTATGGTCTAAAAATGCTAAACATGCCAAAATGGAAAATTGATGAagtcacacttcggtactctatgtTGATGTCTAGTTTGATTAAGAACATGGTTTTGGTCAGTGCTAAAATTATTAGAAGCCAAAATATCAAAAGATTTTGTTTACGTTGCATCCTCCTTATGTTCAATACATTAATTCTTCATGCATTTATGGTAAAGGAAACTCAATTATTCGTACAGAGTTGTGAATGGTTTTGATGCAAAATAAGCTGACACATTAAACCTTTACTGTTAGAGACTTGTGTCACATTCAGATATCCATAGTGAAACCATAACTTcagaccagagtttaaatcaaacccaagttcagaatgTGGACAataaaaagttagaaagaaATGGGCTTCAACTTACTTCTGGTTTTAAATCCCGATGAACGATCCCTCTACTGTGCATGTACTCCACGGCAGAGAcaagtttcttcatgatcatGCTCGCTTCAAGCTCATCAAAGTGTTTCTTCTTTTTGATTCTACTCAACAGTTCCCCTCCTTTACATAATTCCATGATGATGTATGTATGGAGCTGCAGGATAgagatcaaaataataaaactcaGTACTAAAGGAAGCCCACTGGCTGAGGTAAATTCGACAAATCAATCCACAAGACATTGTTATAAGGTACCGAAATGATGAAATCTAAATGGCCGAGGGCTCATGGATTCCAACAATCATCATTCATAACAAGTTTGAAGGAAACAGTGATTTCTTCTCATGATATGAAACAAAGTCAATGTGCTATTGACCGTCAGTACTAAGGGCATTTATCCTCAATGTTGGAGGAGAGCACAGTCCTCTAATTATTCTCATTGATTTAGCAATGGTAGTAATGACTTACCAAAGGGTACTCATGCCTTGATTCAGTTTCAAACCAAGTTAATTAGcaatttatttaccatttaGCTTTCACTCTCAATAGTCATTAATTCCACTGAATAAAAAGTATAAGTGTGGATGCTTCACGATATACCATGTATTCCCAAGGGGTATGTTTGGTCCTGAAGAAAACTAAATTACCTAATTGAAATTCAGGTCATACTTTCCTCATGATCATCATACTTGTTATAATGATCAAATATCAGTTATCATGACAAACGATTGCTAAAGTTTATACCTGGTCTTTGAATTCTTCTTTGAAATGTACAATGTTAGGATGTTTCTGACAGAGTTGTAATGTGGTAATCTCCTGTGTACAGGCAACCCTTCGACTGACAATCTTCACAGCATATTCCTGGCCAGTCTTTATATGTGTACATCTCCTGAAAACGTAAAAATTATAACATGATTGGGGTTGATAATATTGCTAGTACTTGAAACATTTGCAGAAAGCGCAATATGATTGTTACATAACATTTTGGTGATAtccattttgtaatattttgggATATAGAGTACTTTCTATGAAACCTGAAGTGCGTCTTAATAATATTGTAGTAcaaattatataaaaagaagCAATATTGCTTGACATCTATAGAAATAGTTAGGGAACAACAGAAATTAAAGTTCTAAAGTTTTCCTTTCTTGAAACTTCGATTAAATacaattcaatcaattttgtgtatttttgcaTGTATAAAGTAagttattttcatgtaaaatcatattttcagagCTGCCAGCTATTTCTCATACTgagaatttaataaaaaatcagGATGATCTCCCTTGAACACAGTCCATATAGGTTGTTTGTCGTAGAAGTGgaacaaataaattcaaattaacattaaaTACTTCAAATTCAAGTTCCTGGCGGAGAATTATTTCTTCAAACTGAAAATTAGGGAATCTCCCTTTCACAATCGGAGAGAGTTGAgcctctacattttttttttataaattgagAAAAGTTAACACTCACATAAATACAAGCTTACAGCTTATAGAGAAAACTTGTCTGTTATAAGTATGGATTAGAGAAGAATGCTATACCTGCAAACTGAGAAACTACCATCCCCTAAGGGAGCTGACTCCATGTCCAATACATACTGCTTGGTGAAGAGAGAGTcctgatgaaaataaaagaacactGACATGGTAATAAGAATCCAAGATATAGATTACTTCAAAGTATaagtttgaattttgaaaaaaaactattacTGAGATTAGGCGTGAGTCTAACAGGGAGGTCCTCCGATGCCTGCCCGAATCCATCAGTCACCGGTGCAATTTTTTCCAGACCAGTGGACcgctaaaataaataaaatcataaaaaattcaGTGTCAGGAAAGACTATGAATCACATCAACCACTTTTAGGTCCTTTCTTTCCTTATCTAGATATATGTATTTAAACTCTCACATGATACTATATTTATAAAGAAATCAACTAAGTATAACTGAAAATAATAGTGTTGGAGCATGAGATCTCTAattttttgctttaatttaTCGGCATGATAAGATATAATCCCAGTTGCATGGGTGCAAccattttgttctgtttgcatTGTTTGCATTTTTAGTTACTCCACTGTAGAATTACAGCGATATTGATTTCTCGTTTATCTGGTTGATATTCATAGTCATTTTTGATACTGAAtctcttatgttttttattattttggtgGTCCATTGGTCTCCAAAATATCCTGAGCAGGCACTggtctattaaaaaaaacctggaTGACCCAGCTCTAACTGAAACTGTATATAAGTTGTTAGGAAAGGTTTATCAGAGATCTGAACTAGTGTTTTCCTGCAAGTTGTGTAGTCATCAAAAATGTAGACAACTTGATGCCAAGAGTCAGAACTTTTACATGCATAAATTCATGTAAACATGGcaggatttattttatttgaagatTATATGAATGTGAGGACATTTGAAGAGGCATACAGTAGAAAACTTTCTATGATTTCAAACTATATATCATCATACGAATCTGAATGTTCAGATTATATCTTACATCTTCCCTTCAACCAGAATATCACTTTGAATAGACTGTACACAAAGTttgttttacacaaaattcTCCTATTTTTATGTATATCTAGGACGTCAAAATTGGAAGTAAAATTGTTGCATTAATAATACGGCCTTCACTGTAATGGTACACCCTTCTTTGTCTCTTACATTATGTTTCAGGAATCACTTAGATTGTTTTGATAATCAACATGAATGATGACATGACAATGGCCAAAATGTTATTATGATAATCTACCAACCTAGATTGTGTTTTCATTACCCTGGAATGGATTATGGCTTTAAAATAACATTTGTATCATTTAGTGTATCCAATAAGTGTAGCAACCCATACTTTGAACTTGgctttattttacaaaatgtagaATCCTAAAGATTTCAATCAAGTTCAGCAAAAGAAAATGCCTTTGTTTAACACAATCCCCTGCAGTTATGTTTCActtaaagatttaaaaaaaatcaactgtgGGCTCTGTGACACAAACTGAGTTAccgattgaaaaaaacaaatattatgataGAACTGGACTGACTGGTGTACAATCTATCTTGAAAACTGATCATCACTACAATTTTTGTTTCAGGTTCACGATCATCAAAGAaactatcaaaatcattgagAAATAGTGACTGCAATGCATTTAAGAATTACTGTAACAAGCTGTAAGATTTTGAAATTACCAAAATTATAAGAAATTTACGAAATTCTTCTGAGCACCAAGTGCACTGCATACACAAACGCATGTACGGGACTACACACAAACATTCAACCTgaacaatttcatgcatttatgTGAATACGATGACGTCTGAACAGCAATCCTTTACAGTGGGACTTCAGTACTATTCCTACATGACAAAACTTAAAAGCTCACAATAATGTTTCCCCTTTTCCTAAGCTTGACTTTCCTGAAGTTTCTAACCCCAAAaccagtgaatttttaaaaaaaacattattcaggGATAAATTGACAGATGTACCTACCTTGAGCTCATGTATTGAGAGAATGGAGGAGAGAGACGGACGGTTGTGTTCAGATGGCTGGGTGAGCATGTCTTGGGTTATGGCATTGTCACTGTATAGGATGGAAGGAGCTATGAAGGAATAACCCtacaagaaaagaaataatgacaGAAAGAGACCGTGTGAATATACTCAATTGTTCTTACAATCATTTCAAAGATTAACTTTTTGGCCCAAATTAATGAAGTTGGGTTCACTAAAAACCTGAAGGTCTGAATCACAACATTTGGCCTCATGAGATAAATACAACCCTGTCGTGTTAAAATGTAAATTCATGAAAGTGGGTTAAGTTAACCCAGGGGTTTAAAAGCCTCCACTTGCATAATTGAACACATCATTACACAGAAAATAATGTGATTTAGCTGATGGTCGTATTTAACccactttcatgaaatgcaaatttcataGTCAACTTCTAGAGTACAACAAGGAATTACAAAGTAGCCTTATAGCATCAAATAACATGATTTAACCAAAAGGCTAGGAACACCAGAAgcttgaaagaaaaaacattaCTCTGGAATCATTCTTAAATATGTGTGTCTTGTTAAGTTTTATATTCTGTTTTACAGAGGGGCTTTAAAAGAAAGACATTTATATGACACCTGAAAAACTCTCAAGAAATGGATAATTTGAATAACaagaccaggtgggtgtttcataaagctgttcgtaaagttacaaacaactttacgcacgactggaacatgttcttaggtcataactcaattacatagggatatcacatagcacaagaaggggtcaccagtcgtgcgtaaagttacgaacagctttatgaaacacccccaaggACCTGTTAAGTTACCATTATGATAACTTTGCCAtttaatggtaacttgcatggaacccttgattttgattggctgttgatcattgttaccatggtagttatcattggatggcaaagttaccatgtacatgtactagtaaattttatgcaacaagGCCCTGATTATAAATTTTCATCAATCTGGTGTGGTGCATGGTTTATAAATGAGAACTTTACATAAGAATAGATAACACTGaatcattgattgatcaatTGAATGTTCTTCTCTTTTTAGTTTATgatacctccccccccccttcttgccGACAAGATTCAGTATTTCAAAATGCAATTTAGGTCAATACAAGGCAGAGGAATGCAAGAAATTCCACAATACAATATGCCATATACTTGTTGTACTCTAGAAGTTGACTATGAAAGTGAAACAAATAATCACTTCCATGTAGAATACCTATTTAAAGGTTAAGTAAAACTTGATCTCACATAAACATTACAATGATTAACAATAGCTATTTATCCCATGTATGAATATATGCTCCCGTTCTTAGTCATTAAACACAATCTATTTCTTAGTGACAAAacaaacagaggaagaaaaaaacatgttaaTATCAAGACAAGCCGGAAGTCCAGAACTCCTTCCTGATCTTAAAAACAATATCTGAAGCATCAGTGGAATAGATCACATTAGTCAGAACAAACCAAATAAAGTAAAAGATGACATGTTTGTGTCCAACAACTCCGGAAGTACCAAAATGGTACACACCGATGGTCGTTCAAACATAGTCTGCTACGGTCTATATTAGACAACATCACCATCTGCCTAGCTGTCTCTCTCATTGTTACTGCATCTCAGGAGAATCTCTCGCATGGTTAGAGCCCTGAGACACAAGATGATACGCATGGTCACCAAAAAATATtggccatggcaatgacttcaATTGATTAGTCTTGAGCTCCAAGACCTGTTTTTGCACTGCACTACTGGCAGGAACCGGAAGTTGTACATACATGTTATGTAGTAAAAGGAAATTAAAGgtcatgtccaaaatttgtagCAAAATTAATATTGATGTAAAAATGACTCAAGATGTGTGGAATTGTCCCATGGCTTGCCTGTGTctgaaatcattttaatttgaatctgTTATCCATGAATGCAAAACCAGAATTTACCAGTATGTCCTAAGCTATAATTTTTGCCTCTATGCCTCTTATTTGCTTAAAATTCACCTTGACAACAAGAAAATCAATATATCTCAAGTTTTGCCATAGTTACCTTGCTACTGACATGTCTTGCCAAATATAGGATGCTGAAA containing:
- the LOC121419097 gene encoding ribosomal protein S6 kinase alpha-5-like, coding for MAQTNVGDTLMVRHELKHANLTGHAEKVGRENFELLKVLGTGAYGKVFLVRKVGNHNQGKLYAMKVLKKATIVQKAKTAEHTMTERQVLEAVRSCPFLVTLHYAFQTDSKLNLILDYVSGGELFTHLYQREHFRESEVRIYIAEIVIALDCLHQLGIIYRDIKLENILLDKDGHVVLTDFGLSKEFLTSNDDRAYSFCGTIEYMAPEVVRGGSDGHNKAVDWWSLGVLTYELLTGASPFTVEGERNSQSQISQRILTSHPPMPHTFSKEVKDFINKLLIKDPTKRLGCNGVKDIKSHSFFKGLKWEDVEAKRVPPPFRPHINGELDTSNFAEEFTSLIPADSPADIPKTADARVFRGYSFIAPSILYSDNAITQDMLTQPSEHNRPSLSSILSIHELKDSLFTKQYVLDMESAPLGDGSFSVCRRCTHIKTGQEYAVKIVSRRVACTQEITTLQLCQKHPNIVHFKEEFKDQLHTYIIMELCKGGELLSRIKKKKHFDELEASMIMKKLVSAVEYMHSRGIVHRDLKPENILFTDDSDDAELKIIDFGFARITNSNQPLKTPCFSLHFAAPEVLKRTHEPEGEYDASCDVWSLGVILYTMLSGRVPFQDPSISKSNSASEIMKRIKHGNFSFDGEEWNSVSVPAKELIKGLLTVDPSQRITTDDLLHNEWIQGQQLSSSTPLMTPDILNSCASIQKRMKATMHAFHTAHREGFLLTDVSNAPLAKRRKKKKDSSTETRSSSSESSHSQGSSSQESTTPTPTANPVLNLPVTTVPYAPIAIATSVSSIPSVQPLPSLSKQTFARLDQYESSDSLGFSPILPISAGSSQEPPPLLVRQDSGYVGQLSETQVTPVPRTNVGGPHEVTFQPILDPSTYPYRLQQPLMGYTSSIPEYLSVQYSSSDQPSIPRTVPRTVHQPHPLPVTHQHLSHLPTISEDPSTT